From one Suicoccus acidiformans genomic stretch:
- the dprA gene encoding DNA-processing protein DprA, translated as MEITLKEQLVYLVSCGVTYKWQMQYLQACAKGDHSEPASLADCQRMLRSIPGADGGYRMVNFFKVADCYDSLLELSQQVFIIGEAVYPKLWYETAQPPLVLFYAGDLSMLQRPKVSIVGTRKMTPYGAEVTKAFIKEFAKQNWIAVSGLAHGIDSTVHQAAIEAGNKTTIAIIPTGIQQVYPKEHRAMQEQLGQHHLVISEYLPSSLAQRHHFVLRNRLVAGISPATLVIEAAKKSGSLITANYALQENREVFALPGRIKDSQSSGCNELIAAGARPILSVGQTIWELAELFQNQGHI; from the coding sequence TTGGAAATTACTTTAAAAGAACAACTTGTGTATCTCGTCTCTTGTGGAGTTACTTACAAATGGCAAATGCAATACCTGCAGGCTTGCGCCAAAGGCGATCATTCGGAACCGGCCAGTTTGGCGGACTGTCAGCGGATGCTTCGTTCGATTCCCGGAGCTGATGGAGGCTATCGAATGGTAAATTTCTTCAAGGTTGCTGATTGCTATGATTCACTTCTGGAACTGAGTCAACAAGTCTTTATTATCGGTGAAGCGGTTTATCCGAAGTTGTGGTACGAGACGGCTCAGCCGCCCCTGGTGCTCTTTTATGCCGGGGATCTATCCATGCTTCAGCGACCTAAAGTTTCAATTGTAGGAACGCGCAAAATGACACCTTATGGAGCGGAAGTGACTAAGGCTTTTATTAAAGAATTTGCTAAGCAAAACTGGATAGCCGTTTCTGGCTTAGCGCATGGCATCGATTCGACGGTTCACCAAGCAGCTATCGAAGCAGGTAATAAAACCACTATTGCGATTATTCCAACCGGCATCCAGCAAGTTTACCCTAAGGAGCATCGGGCCATGCAAGAGCAACTTGGCCAGCATCATTTAGTTATTAGTGAATATTTGCCCAGCAGTCTCGCCCAAAGGCATCATTTCGTTCTGCGCAACCGCTTAGTAGCTGGGATTAGTCCAGCAACCTTGGTCATCGAAGCTGCGAAGAAAAGCGGTAGCTTGATTACGGCTAATTATGCCTTGCAAGAGAATCGCGAAGTATTCGCCTTACCTGGCAGAATCAAGGATAGCCAATCGAGCGGCTGTAATGAACTTATTGCTGCAGGAGCACGTCCCATTCTATCTGTAGGTCAGACGATTTGGGAGTTGGCAGAATTATTTCAAAATCAAGGTCACATATAA
- the hslV gene encoding HslVU peptidase proteolytic subunit: MTTICAVKKNQELAMAGDGQVTMGETVIMKGGARKLRRIYDDKVVVGFAGGVADAITLSEMFEEKLQEYKGQLTRAAVEVAKQWRTDRSLQQLEALLIVMDDKDLLLVSGTGEVIQPDDGILTIGSGGNYALAAARAMARHGDMSAEEIARQALQIASEIDVYTNDNIIVEKA; this comes from the coding sequence ATGACAACAATTTGTGCAGTGAAAAAAAATCAAGAATTAGCCATGGCCGGTGACGGACAGGTTACCATGGGCGAGACCGTTATTATGAAAGGTGGCGCTCGCAAACTTCGCCGTATTTACGATGATAAAGTCGTCGTCGGTTTCGCAGGAGGGGTGGCCGATGCGATTACCTTATCCGAAATGTTTGAAGAGAAGCTTCAAGAATATAAGGGTCAATTAACTCGGGCAGCCGTTGAAGTCGCTAAACAATGGCGTACTGATCGTTCCCTTCAGCAACTGGAAGCCCTTTTGATTGTGATGGATGATAAAGATTTACTGCTTGTGAGCGGTACGGGAGAAGTCATTCAACCAGATGATGGTATCTTGACCATCGGATCGGGTGGAAATTATGCCTTAGCAGCAGCGCGCGCTATGGCTCGCCACGGTGACATGTCCGCTGAGGAAATTGCCCGCCAAGCCCTACAAATCGCCAGTGAAATCGATGTCTATACAAACGACAACATCATCGTAGAGAAAGCATAG
- the topA gene encoding type I DNA topoisomerase, whose protein sequence is MAYKNLVIVESPTKAKTIGRYLGRNYKVVASKGHLRDLPKSKMGVDIENNFEPHYITIRGKGDTVKELRKLANKAENVYLAADPDREGEAIAWHLSHLLKLDPDAENRVVFNEITKDTVKEAFKEPRKIDMDLVDAQQARRILDRVVGYSISPLLWKKIKGGLSAGRVQSVALKLIIDREKEIRNFKPEEYWTIPTKFKKGRSKFEADFYGLSGKKLKLENEAAVKDIMDRIDTNATFTVKDIVEKERRRKPYAPFTTSTMQQEASNRLNFRAGKTMMVAQQLYEGVAIGGGTVGLITYMRTDSTRISPTARQAAATYIEDTYGKNFLGAGQRGKASAGSQDAHEAIRPSDVTITPESIKDKLSKDQFRLYALIWARFVASQMTDAVFDTIRADIEQNDVTFRANGQRIKFEGYMKVYKPAQSSKDNYLPDLSVGDDVKIDTIEPTQHFTQPPARYNEASLVKTMEELGIGRPSTYAPTLETLRKRYYVKMVAKRFEPTELGEIVNNVMEEFFPQIVNVEFTAGLEDELDDIEEGKRMWVSVLDEFYSSFAKDLDKAEEGMEKIEIKDEPAGFDCPECGKPMVIKIGRYGKFYACSGFPDCRHTEAIVKKIGVTCPTCGKGEVVERKSKKNRIFYGCDRYPECDFASWDKPVGRNCPKCDHYLIEKTSRKGSQVKCSNCDYEEDLVQ, encoded by the coding sequence TTGGCATATAAGAACTTAGTCATTGTTGAGTCGCCAACAAAAGCTAAAACAATCGGCCGTTATCTTGGCCGGAATTATAAGGTGGTTGCCAGCAAGGGGCACTTGCGTGATTTACCTAAAAGTAAGATGGGTGTCGATATCGAGAATAATTTCGAGCCTCATTACATCACCATTCGTGGTAAAGGGGATACTGTCAAAGAACTGCGCAAGCTTGCCAATAAGGCCGAGAATGTCTACCTAGCAGCCGACCCGGACCGCGAGGGAGAAGCCATTGCTTGGCATTTAAGTCATCTGCTGAAACTAGACCCCGATGCAGAAAATCGCGTCGTCTTTAATGAAATTACGAAGGATACGGTCAAAGAGGCCTTCAAAGAGCCACGCAAAATTGACATGGATCTAGTCGATGCCCAACAAGCACGGCGGATTCTAGACCGGGTTGTCGGCTACTCGATCTCGCCTTTGCTCTGGAAGAAAATCAAAGGAGGCCTCAGCGCCGGCCGGGTCCAATCCGTCGCTTTAAAATTAATCATTGACCGCGAAAAGGAAATTCGCAATTTCAAGCCTGAAGAATATTGGACCATTCCAACGAAGTTTAAGAAGGGCCGTTCGAAATTTGAGGCAGACTTTTACGGCTTGTCAGGCAAGAAGTTGAAACTCGAGAATGAAGCGGCGGTCAAAGACATTATGGACCGCATCGATACGAATGCGACCTTTACCGTCAAAGATATCGTGGAGAAAGAGCGTCGCCGTAAACCTTATGCACCTTTTACAACGAGTACGATGCAACAGGAAGCATCGAATCGCCTTAACTTCCGAGCTGGTAAGACCATGATGGTCGCCCAACAGCTTTACGAAGGGGTTGCGATTGGGGGCGGAACGGTTGGTTTGATTACCTACATGCGTACCGACTCCACCCGTATTTCGCCAACAGCGCGCCAAGCAGCTGCGACGTACATTGAAGATACTTACGGCAAGAACTTTCTCGGTGCCGGTCAACGCGGTAAAGCGAGTGCTGGCTCACAGGACGCCCACGAGGCAATTCGCCCATCGGATGTGACAATTACACCGGAATCGATTAAAGATAAGTTGAGCAAAGATCAATTCCGCTTATATGCACTTATTTGGGCCCGTTTTGTTGCTAGTCAGATGACTGATGCGGTTTTTGATACTATTCGGGCAGACATTGAACAAAACGATGTAACCTTCCGTGCGAATGGCCAACGCATAAAGTTTGAAGGCTATATGAAGGTGTATAAGCCGGCACAATCGAGTAAAGATAATTACTTACCCGATTTATCCGTGGGAGACGATGTTAAAATTGACACCATTGAGCCTACCCAGCACTTTACCCAGCCACCAGCCCGCTACAATGAAGCAAGCTTGGTTAAAACGATGGAAGAATTAGGTATTGGTCGACCGTCTACTTACGCACCAACCTTAGAAACTCTGCGCAAGCGCTACTACGTCAAGATGGTTGCTAAACGTTTCGAACCGACGGAATTAGGGGAAATTGTCAATAATGTCATGGAAGAATTCTTCCCTCAAATTGTCAACGTCGAATTTACGGCCGGTCTTGAAGATGAACTTGACGACATCGAAGAAGGCAAACGCATGTGGGTCTCCGTCTTAGATGAATTCTACTCAAGTTTCGCCAAGGATTTGGATAAGGCAGAAGAGGGCATGGAGAAGATTGAAATTAAGGATGAACCAGCTGGCTTTGACTGTCCTGAGTGCGGTAAGCCCATGGTCATCAAAATTGGTCGCTACGGCAAATTCTATGCATGTAGTGGCTTCCCGGATTGCCGCCATACGGAAGCTATCGTCAAGAAAATCGGCGTGACCTGCCCAACCTGTGGCAAAGGGGAAGTCGTCGAGCGCAAGTCGAAGAAGAACCGTATCTTCTATGGCTGCGATCGCTATCCTGAATGTGATTTCGCTTCCTGGGATAAACCTGTGGGCCGTAATTGTCCGAAATGTGATCACTATCTCATTGAGAAGACCAGTCGCAAAGGTAGCCAGGTGAAATGTAGTAACTGTGACTACGAAGAAGACCTCGTTCAATAG
- a CDS encoding S41 family peptidase: protein MKKKSTRIRLLIALTWTIVVFMVGYCVSSIAAFERFWPGRSDTQQLSDEDISALQSTYDAIQSMYIEEVDKEQIMVGALKGMVNSLDDPYSEFLNHTEMEAVDDSIEGSFQGVGIQFVTENDYVTVISSIEDTPASRASIQPNDIILKADGTELKGLSTNEIVDMIRGPEGTEVTLTILRGETEFDVTLKRAEIPIVTVKANLDEQDATIGYVQVTQFNGTTYGEMVEAITQLREEGAERFVFDFRYNPGGLLDQALAITNMFLEDDEIIMQMEEADVEPLAYQAKDAELGDFQVTEPYVILINEGSASASEILAGAIQQNTDQPLVGEQTFGKGTVQTVFDENEYGELKLTVAKWLTPDGTWIHEEGVAPDVEVESHPINKAILLNPEDSYEDGAQSEQVTSIITILDALGYDVREANFYDTHVSQAVKAFQADHDLAEDGIVSGETTSALMQAAREYIEEHDQQYDKAVEVLNGQVKSEQSDEAEDEEELEEAA from the coding sequence TTGAAGAAGAAAAGTACACGCATCCGACTGTTAATCGCCTTGACATGGACGATTGTGGTCTTTATGGTTGGCTATTGTGTTTCATCGATCGCTGCCTTTGAACGCTTCTGGCCTGGCCGAAGTGACACGCAGCAATTAAGCGATGAGGATATTAGTGCCTTGCAATCGACCTATGATGCGATTCAAAGTATGTATATTGAAGAAGTCGATAAAGAACAAATTATGGTGGGTGCTTTAAAAGGCATGGTCAACAGTTTGGATGATCCATATTCAGAATTTCTGAATCATACTGAAATGGAGGCCGTTGATGATAGTATCGAAGGTTCCTTCCAAGGCGTGGGGATTCAATTCGTCACCGAAAACGATTATGTGACGGTCATCTCATCGATTGAAGATACCCCGGCCAGCCGCGCCAGCATTCAACCTAATGATATTATCCTAAAAGCTGACGGCACCGAACTGAAAGGCTTGTCTACCAATGAAATCGTCGATATGATTCGCGGACCGGAAGGCACGGAAGTGACCTTGACGATTCTGCGGGGGGAAACGGAATTTGATGTGACCTTAAAACGGGCGGAAATTCCGATTGTTACTGTTAAAGCCAATCTGGATGAGCAGGATGCTACGATTGGCTATGTGCAAGTGACCCAATTTAATGGTACAACTTATGGTGAAATGGTGGAAGCTATTACCCAGCTTCGCGAAGAGGGAGCCGAGCGCTTTGTCTTTGATTTCCGCTACAATCCAGGCGGTCTGCTTGATCAAGCTTTGGCTATTACGAATATGTTCCTTGAAGATGATGAGATTATTATGCAAATGGAAGAAGCCGACGTAGAGCCATTGGCCTACCAAGCTAAAGACGCCGAATTGGGAGATTTCCAAGTGACTGAACCTTACGTAATTCTGATTAATGAAGGTAGCGCCAGCGCCAGCGAAATTCTTGCCGGAGCCATCCAACAAAATACAGACCAACCCCTTGTTGGGGAGCAAACCTTTGGGAAAGGGACTGTGCAAACGGTATTTGACGAGAATGAATACGGCGAATTGAAACTGACGGTTGCGAAATGGCTTACACCTGATGGCACGTGGATTCATGAAGAGGGCGTAGCCCCTGATGTTGAGGTTGAAAGCCATCCGATTAATAAGGCCATCTTACTAAATCCAGAAGACTCCTACGAAGATGGTGCTCAATCAGAACAAGTCACGAGCATCATTACCATTCTGGACGCCCTTGGCTACGATGTCCGTGAGGCCAACTTCTATGATACCCATGTAAGCCAGGCCGTTAAAGCATTTCAAGCAGACCATGACTTAGCTGAAGATGGGATTGTTTCCGGCGAGACCACGAGTGCATTGATGCAAGCTGCCAGAGAATATATTGAGGAACACGACCAACAATATGATAAGGCCGTTGAAGTCTTAAATGGACAAGTAAAATCTGAGCAGTCAGACGAAGCTGAAGACGAAGAAGAATTAGAGGAAGCCGCATGA
- a CDS encoding ribonuclease HII, producing the protein MKVNYTIKEIKTLLEETSVLSDELFDLFSRDERKGVQKLLAQYERRQQKQMALEVAFQERLAIERELYQQSQQDKYYIAGIDEVGRGPLAGPIVAAVVILPENPVSLIGVNDSKQLSDKKRREFAERIQAEALAYSIAEVSSQQIDEMNIYRATQLAMETALTKLSLQPNHVLIDAMTIQTSIQQSSLIKGDQRSLSIAAASILAKVYRDDLMKAYSLTYPEFGFEANAGYGTKQHLEALRRFGYTPIHRRSFEPVASMTKQYQAAP; encoded by the coding sequence ATGAAAGTAAATTATACCATCAAAGAGATAAAAACTTTGCTAGAAGAGACAAGTGTCTTAAGTGATGAATTATTTGACCTTTTTAGCAGAGATGAGCGCAAGGGAGTGCAAAAACTCCTAGCGCAATACGAACGACGCCAGCAAAAGCAAATGGCCTTAGAAGTAGCTTTTCAGGAACGTTTAGCCATTGAGCGTGAATTATATCAGCAAAGTCAGCAAGATAAATATTATATTGCCGGAATTGATGAAGTAGGGCGAGGGCCTTTGGCAGGCCCCATTGTAGCCGCAGTGGTTATTTTGCCGGAAAACCCTGTCTCCTTAATCGGGGTGAATGATTCTAAGCAGTTATCTGATAAGAAACGCCGAGAATTTGCGGAACGTATTCAAGCCGAAGCCTTGGCTTATAGCATTGCGGAAGTGAGCAGTCAGCAAATAGATGAGATGAATATATACCGGGCAACCCAATTGGCGATGGAAACAGCTTTAACAAAGCTATCTCTGCAACCGAATCATGTGCTCATCGATGCTATGACCATTCAAACATCTATCCAGCAAAGTTCGCTAATTAAAGGGGATCAGCGCTCCTTATCAATTGCAGCTGCGAGTATTCTTGCGAAAGTTTACCGAGATGACTTGATGAAAGCGTATAGTTTAACTTATCCGGAATTTGGATTTGAAGCCAATGCCGGCTACGGTACTAAGCAACATCTGGAAGCCTTGCGACGCTTTGGTTACACGCCTATTCACCGGCGCAGTTTTGAACCGGTGGCTTCCATGACCAAACAATATCAGGCTGCACCTTAA
- the nox gene encoding H2O-forming NADH oxidase, which translates to MKVVIVGTNHAGIAAANTLLDSGQDVEVVMIERNSNLSYLGCGTALWVGRQIDGYDGLFYTNKEDFEAKGAKIYIETEVKDIDFDAQSLVAETKDGEKIEESYDKLIIATGSQPIAPNLPGKDLEGIHFLKLFQEGQEVDKAFADENNQKVLIIGAGYIGVEIAEAAQRRGKDVTIFDAEATSLASYYDPEFAELMDENLREHGIDTHFGELAEEYLGEDGKVTGLKTNKGTYEADVIINCIGFRPYAVFGEGHLDRFGNGAYLVDRTFKTNDDNVYAIGDCATNYSNVTKEANYIALASNAVRSGVVAATNILGTELEGAGIQGSNGINIYDLKLVSTGFSLKACEKFGLDAKYVDYEDNQLPEFMPENDKVKLRIVYENGTNRILGAQIASTHDVSLLIHMFSLAIQEDITVDQLGLLDIFFLPHFNKPYNYITMAGLSADTSKD; encoded by the coding sequence ATGAAAGTTGTTATTGTTGGTACAAATCATGCAGGGATTGCTGCAGCAAATACTTTATTAGACAGTGGTCAAGACGTTGAAGTGGTAATGATTGAACGTAACTCAAACTTATCTTACCTAGGATGCGGGACTGCACTTTGGGTAGGTCGTCAAATTGACGGTTACGATGGTCTTTTCTATACAAATAAAGAAGACTTTGAAGCTAAGGGAGCTAAAATCTATATTGAAACGGAAGTAAAAGATATTGATTTTGATGCTCAAAGCCTTGTTGCTGAAACTAAAGACGGTGAGAAAATTGAAGAGTCTTACGATAAATTAATTATCGCAACGGGCTCTCAACCAATCGCACCAAACCTACCAGGTAAAGATTTAGAAGGTATCCACTTCTTGAAACTGTTCCAAGAAGGCCAAGAAGTTGATAAAGCCTTTGCTGATGAAAATAACCAGAAAGTTTTAATCATCGGTGCAGGTTACATCGGTGTGGAAATCGCTGAAGCAGCCCAACGTCGCGGTAAAGACGTAACGATCTTTGATGCGGAAGCTACTTCCCTTGCTAGCTACTATGACCCAGAGTTCGCAGAATTGATGGACGAAAACTTACGCGAACATGGCATTGATACACACTTCGGCGAATTGGCAGAAGAGTATCTTGGTGAAGACGGCAAAGTTACAGGCTTGAAGACAAATAAAGGGACTTACGAAGCAGACGTTATTATCAACTGTATCGGTTTCCGTCCTTATGCCGTATTTGGCGAAGGTCACTTAGACCGCTTCGGTAACGGTGCATACTTAGTTGACCGCACCTTCAAGACAAACGACGATAACGTTTATGCCATCGGTGACTGTGCGACGAACTACTCAAACGTAACCAAAGAAGCGAACTATATCGCCTTAGCTTCGAACGCAGTTCGCTCAGGTGTTGTCGCTGCTACAAACATCTTAGGTACAGAATTAGAAGGCGCTGGTATCCAAGGTTCAAACGGTATCAACATCTACGACTTGAAACTTGTCTCAACAGGCTTCTCATTAAAAGCTTGCGAGAAATTCGGTCTTGATGCGAAATATGTTGATTACGAAGATAACCAATTACCAGAATTCATGCCAGAAAACGACAAAGTTAAATTACGCATCGTTTATGAAAATGGCACAAACCGTATTTTAGGTGCCCAAATCGCTTCAACACATGATGTATCCTTATTAATCCATATGTTCTCATTAGCGATTCAAGAAGACATCACTGTCGATCAATTAGGTCTCTTAGATATCTTCTTCTTACCTCACTTCAACAAGCCTTACAACTACATTACTATGGCTGGTTTATCTGCAGATACATCCAAAGACTAA
- the lepB gene encoding signal peptidase I — protein sequence MRFIRQCFVEVVNIAFALMIALFIFTALRDHVIQPFQVSGHSMEQTLQHGDQMFMTKWQAIERFDIVVFPDPRGSGESYVKRVIGMPGDELWVEADQLYINGQPVAEPYLDPLKNQQANSEPFTEDFSLWDTLGIHQIPADYYFVMGDNRPHSGDSRQFGLVPAESIEGHADIIYAPSERRSQVPSYSLEANGHVSQIKP from the coding sequence ATGAGATTTATCCGCCAATGCTTTGTTGAAGTCGTAAATATTGCTTTCGCCTTAATGATTGCCTTATTCATCTTCACTGCTTTAAGAGATCATGTGATTCAACCTTTCCAAGTATCTGGTCACTCAATGGAACAAACCCTTCAGCATGGTGACCAGATGTTCATGACCAAGTGGCAGGCAATTGAACGCTTTGATATTGTTGTCTTCCCGGACCCTCGTGGGTCTGGGGAGTCTTACGTTAAACGCGTTATCGGCATGCCTGGCGATGAGTTATGGGTTGAAGCAGATCAATTATATATCAATGGCCAACCAGTAGCTGAACCCTATTTGGATCCTTTAAAAAACCAACAGGCCAATTCAGAACCGTTTACCGAGGATTTTTCCCTTTGGGACACCTTGGGTATTCACCAAATACCGGCAGACTATTACTTCGTCATGGGGGATAATCGTCCACATTCCGGGGATAGCCGCCAGTTCGGACTAGTCCCGGCAGAAAGTATTGAAGGCCATGCAGACATAATTTATGCCCCAAGTGAAAGGCGAAGCCAAGTGCCCTCATATAGCTTGGAGGCAAATGGCCACGTTAGTCAAATAAAACCTTAA
- a CDS encoding YozE family protein, with product MTPSFYEYVKRFENPEAQDPVSRFANKVAEDQSFPKHSKDFNQLSTYLESNPDYGKFLLTFDEVWSHYQYDFG from the coding sequence ATGACACCGAGTTTTTATGAATATGTGAAACGTTTTGAAAACCCTGAGGCGCAAGATCCTGTGAGTCGATTCGCCAATAAAGTGGCCGAGGACCAGAGTTTTCCCAAACATAGCAAGGACTTTAATCAGTTATCGACCTATTTAGAAAGCAACCCTGATTACGGGAAATTCTTGTTAACGTTCGATGAGGTATGGAGTCATTACCAATATGACTTTGGTTAA
- the ylqF gene encoding ribosome biogenesis GTPase YlqF gives MSAQTIQWYPGHMAKAKREATEKIKLVDVIIELVDARIPESSRNPVISEIIGQKPTILVLNKADLADSQATQAWLNYYKSQGQRAVAIDAQHNKGIRGLQQEIQDVMQPYFQKQQEKGIKERPIRLMILGIPNSGKSTLINRFVGKNQAQTGNKPGVTKAQRWLKIGKSFELLDTPGILWPKFEDPEVGKKLAVTGAIKDSLLHMDDLALYLLEHLKANEAETLKNRYRLSEADLENLSTVDLLLKITQQMGLRDDYDQASERIIHDFRSHRLGSATLDTPYEAL, from the coding sequence TTGAGCGCACAAACCATTCAATGGTATCCAGGCCATATGGCCAAAGCCAAACGTGAAGCGACTGAGAAAATTAAACTTGTCGATGTCATTATCGAACTTGTCGATGCACGAATTCCTGAATCCAGTCGTAACCCAGTCATCAGTGAAATCATTGGCCAAAAACCAACCATCTTAGTCTTAAATAAGGCTGATTTAGCGGATTCACAAGCAACCCAAGCCTGGTTAAATTATTATAAAAGCCAAGGCCAGCGAGCAGTTGCTATCGATGCCCAACACAATAAAGGCATCCGTGGACTCCAACAAGAAATCCAAGACGTGATGCAACCTTACTTCCAAAAGCAGCAAGAAAAAGGAATCAAGGAGCGTCCCATCCGCCTCATGATTCTGGGCATTCCCAATAGTGGGAAATCGACCCTAATTAATCGTTTCGTAGGCAAAAACCAAGCCCAAACTGGCAATAAACCTGGTGTGACAAAAGCCCAAAGATGGCTAAAAATCGGAAAGAGCTTTGAGTTATTAGATACACCGGGAATCCTATGGCCTAAATTTGAAGACCCCGAAGTGGGGAAGAAATTAGCTGTTACCGGAGCAATTAAGGACAGTTTATTGCATATGGATGACTTGGCCCTTTACCTGCTTGAACATTTAAAGGCCAATGAAGCAGAAACATTAAAGAACCGCTATCGCTTGAGTGAAGCCGATTTAGAGAACTTATCCACCGTGGATTTACTTTTGAAAATCACTCAGCAGATGGGCTTACGCGATGACTATGATCAAGCAAGTGAGCGCATCATCCATGACTTTAGAAGTCATCGCTTAGGTTCAGCCACATTGGATACTCCCTACGAGGCTCTTTAA
- the xerC gene encoding tyrosine recombinase XerC, with product MQYEKHIALFLRYLESERRYSKETVKAYRTDLIEFFNFLQNSGDTRIESLTYRDMRLYLAHLNERQLARSTIARKLSSLRSFFKFAVREEWLSQNPMELIQFNQRDQRLPEFFYENEMEAILNAAAASQKPNALRNLAIIELLYATGMRVSELTSLTIERVNLDLQVVRVIGKGDKERMIPVGDQASQTLQLYLQAQRPKLAALSKAVSNAVFLSDKGEVMNADQIRYILQRIIDEGALHLTIHPHKLRHTFATHLLNHGADMRSVQELLGHENLSSTQIYTHVTKDKLRQAYLNAHPRAKRKS from the coding sequence ATGCAGTACGAGAAACACATTGCTTTATTTCTGCGCTATTTAGAAAGCGAGAGGCGATACTCCAAAGAGACGGTTAAGGCCTATCGCACAGATTTAATTGAATTCTTCAATTTCCTACAAAACTCTGGAGACACAAGGATTGAATCATTGACTTACCGTGATATGCGCTTGTATTTAGCGCATTTGAACGAGCGGCAATTGGCCCGTTCAACCATTGCCAGAAAGCTATCAAGTTTACGATCTTTCTTTAAATTTGCGGTAAGAGAAGAATGGCTAAGCCAGAATCCAATGGAACTGATTCAATTTAATCAGCGAGATCAGCGTCTTCCCGAGTTTTTCTATGAGAATGAAATGGAAGCGATTTTAAATGCGGCAGCTGCTTCACAAAAGCCCAATGCCCTCCGTAATTTGGCTATCATTGAATTACTGTATGCCACGGGCATGCGGGTGAGTGAACTGACAAGTTTAACCATAGAGCGCGTTAATTTAGACTTACAAGTCGTCCGAGTAATCGGTAAAGGGGACAAGGAACGCATGATACCTGTAGGGGACCAAGCAAGTCAAACCTTACAGCTATACCTACAAGCACAGCGTCCGAAATTAGCGGCCTTAAGTAAGGCTGTTAGTAATGCAGTCTTCCTCTCAGATAAAGGTGAGGTAATGAATGCCGATCAAATTCGCTACATTCTCCAAAGGATTATTGACGAAGGAGCCCTTCATTTAACCATTCATCCTCATAAATTACGCCATACCTTCGCGACCCATCTGCTCAATCATGGTGCAGATATGCGAAGTGTTCAAGAACTGCTCGGACATGAGAATTTAAGTTCAACTCAAATATATACTCACGTCACGAAGGATAAATTGCGTCAAGCTTACCTTAATGCGCATCCTCGGGCGAAGAGAAAATCATAG
- the trhA gene encoding PAQR family membrane homeostasis protein TrhA, which translates to MTQAIDNKRAEFWNAVTHGCAALLSVLALIALTRKGLAQASTSAILAYTVYGASMIMLFTTSSLYHSFKHTAYRNILQKIDHSSIYLLIAGTYTPYLVVAVGGRLGYIFLALVWLLASIGIYFELRYTNRFPRLSTFLYLGLGWISLFLIRPLFQTVDLAGILLLVAGGLTYSVGTVFYSQKHKPWMHVIWHVFVGLAAAFMFLSIYWYV; encoded by the coding sequence ATGACTCAAGCAATCGACAATAAACGGGCCGAATTCTGGAATGCTGTGACGCATGGATGTGCCGCCTTGCTCAGTGTTCTCGCGCTCATCGCCCTAACCCGAAAAGGCCTCGCCCAAGCATCTACCTCAGCCATCCTAGCATATACTGTATATGGGGCGAGTATGATTATGCTATTTACAACGTCAAGTCTCTATCATAGTTTCAAACATACGGCTTATCGAAATATCTTGCAGAAGATTGACCATAGCTCGATTTACTTATTAATTGCCGGAACATATACGCCCTATCTGGTCGTCGCGGTTGGGGGACGCCTAGGCTATATCTTCCTGGCCTTAGTTTGGCTATTGGCTTCCATTGGTATTTACTTTGAACTGCGCTATACTAACCGCTTCCCCAGACTTAGTACATTCTTATATTTAGGTCTAGGCTGGATTAGTTTATTCCTGATTCGACCGCTCTTTCAAACAGTCGATTTAGCAGGAATTCTACTCCTGGTTGCGGGCGGGCTTACATATAGTGTGGGAACCGTCTTCTACAGTCAAAAACACAAGCCCTGGATGCATGTGATATGGCATGTATTTGTTGGTTTGGCAGCTGCTTTCATGTTCTTAAGTATTTATTGGTATGTTTAG